A region from the Candidatus Magasanikbacteria bacterium genome encodes:
- the rpsJ gene encoding 30S ribosomal protein S10: protein MTNTVTKIEEKKNEKVDQRVRIKIRAYDNKIIDVATKTIIDTAERNNAKVVGPVPLPTETNKFSVGRSTFVHKQSSEQYEMRTHKRLVDIMSPNSNVIEALMNLNLPSGVDVEIKMS, encoded by the coding sequence ATGACAAATACAGTAACAAAAATCGAAGAAAAGAAAAATGAAAAAGTAGACCAACGTGTACGAATTAAAATTCGTGCATATGATAATAAAATTATCGATGTCGCTACTAAGACCATTATTGATACCGCAGAAAGAAATAATGCAAAAGTAGTAGGTCCAGTACCTCTTCCAACTGAAACTAACAAGTTTAGTGTTGGTCGTTCAACTTTTGTACACAAACAATCTTCTGAACAGTACGAAATGCGTACACACAAAAGATTGGTTGATATTATGAGTCCAAATTCAAACGTAATTGAAGCTTTAATGAATTTGAATTTGCCAAGTGGTGTTGATGTAGAAATCAAAATGTCGTAA
- the tuf gene encoding elongation factor Tu — MADFQRTKPHVNVGTIGHVDHGKTTLTAALLKVSAAHGMMASAKDVGEIDAAPEEKARGITIATAHVEYETEARHYAHVDCPGHADYVKNMITGAAQMDGAILVVSAADGPMPQTREHILLARQVDVPHIVVFLNKVDQVTDPELIDLVEEEIRDLLKKYDFPGDETPIIRGSALKALENPLDETTSKPVLDLLQALDDFIPQPVRELDKPFLMPVEDVFSIEGRGTVVTGRIERGIIKVGEEIEMVGMQEATPKSTVTGVEMFNKTLDQGQAGDNAGILLRGVKKEEIERGMVLAKPGTIKAHTEFETEVYTLTKEEGGRHKPFFKGYKPQFYIRTTDVTGSIELPEGTEMVMPGDTVSMKVKLLVPVAIEEQMRFAIREGGRTVGAGVVTKIIA, encoded by the coding sequence ATGGCAGATTTTCAAAGAACAAAGCCACATGTAAATGTGGGTACTATCGGTCACGTCGACCATGGTAAAACTACACTGACAGCAGCCCTTTTAAAGGTTTCAGCTGCACATGGTATGATGGCGTCTGCAAAAGACGTTGGTGAGATAGATGCAGCACCAGAAGAGAAAGCACGTGGTATTACTATTGCTACAGCTCATGTAGAGTACGAGACAGAAGCTCGTCACTACGCTCATGTTGATTGTCCAGGTCATGCTGACTATGTAAAAAACATGATTACAGGTGCAGCACAAATGGACGGAGCTATTCTTGTTGTTTCAGCAGCAGATGGTCCAATGCCTCAGACTCGTGAACACATTTTACTTGCTCGTCAAGTTGATGTGCCTCATATTGTAGTATTTTTGAACAAAGTTGATCAGGTTACAGATCCTGAACTTATTGACTTAGTTGAAGAAGAAATTCGTGATCTATTGAAGAAATACGATTTTCCAGGAGATGAAACTCCTATTATCCGCGGGTCAGCTCTGAAAGCATTGGAAAACCCATTAGATGAAACAACCTCAAAACCAGTATTGGATTTATTGCAAGCTTTGGATGATTTTATTCCACAACCAGTTCGTGAACTTGATAAACCATTCTTGATGCCAGTTGAAGATGTGTTCTCAATCGAAGGGCGTGGTACTGTTGTAACAGGTCGTATCGAAAGAGGAATCATTAAAGTTGGAGAAGAGATTGAAATGGTTGGAATGCAAGAAGCAACTCCAAAAAGTACTGTGACTGGTGTAGAGATGTTTAATAAAACACTTGACCAAGGACAGGCTGGAGACAACGCTGGAATTCTATTGCGTGGTGTTAAAAAAGAAGAAATTGAGCGTGGTATGGTTTTGGCTAAGCCAGGTACAATTAAAGCTCACACAGAATTTGAAACAGAAGTTTATACTCTTACAAAAGAAGAGGGTGGAAGACATAAGCCATTCTTCAAAGGTTATAAACCACAATTTTACATCCGTACAACTGATGTGACTGGTAGTATTGAACTTCCAGAAGGAACTGAAATGGTAATGCCAGGAGATACTGTATCAATGAAGGTTAAACTTCTTGTACCAGTAGCTATCGAAGAACAAATGCGTTTTGCTATCCGTGAAGGTGGTAGAACTGTAGGTGCCGGTGTTGTAACAAAGATTATCGCATAG
- the trmD gene encoding tRNA (guanosine(37)-N1)-methyltransferase TrmD, whose translation MKFNIVTIFPELISQYSNESILGRAQKNKFIKINAINLRDFSENKHKKVDDTPYGGGAGMVMKPEPIYRALKSVKALPFKTVDGLSKIKKILTGEVSKNKKTILLSPRGAQFDQRMAEKFSKYKELTFVCGRYEGVDQRVVERMVDEEISVGPYILAGGELGALIITEAVSRLVPGVLGNPKSLDEETFGKGEKGSGAEYSQYTKPADFKGWKVPKILLSGDHKKIEDWRKNV comes from the coding sequence ATGAAATTTAATATAGTAACAATTTTTCCAGAATTAATATCTCAATATTCAAATGAGAGTATTTTGGGACGCGCACAGAAAAATAAATTTATAAAAATTAACGCAATTAATCTGCGAGATTTTTCTGAAAATAAACATAAGAAAGTTGACGACACTCCATACGGCGGCGGAGCTGGGATGGTCATGAAACCGGAGCCAATTTATAGAGCTTTGAAAAGTGTAAAAGCACTACCGTTTAAAACCGTAGACGGACTTTCAAAAATTAAAAAAATTTTAACAGGCGAAGTTTCAAAAAATAAAAAAACAATTTTACTTTCTCCGCGTGGTGCGCAGTTTGATCAGCGAATGGCAGAAAAATTTTCAAAATATAAAGAGCTTACTTTTGTGTGTGGAAGGTATGAAGGCGTAGATCAGCGAGTGGTTGAAAGAATGGTGGATGAAGAAATTTCAGTTGGTCCTTACATTTTGGCTGGCGGAGAATTGGGCGCTCTAATTATTACGGAAGCGGTTAGTCGTTTAGTTCCAGGTGTTTTAGGAAACCCAAAATCTTTGGACGAGGAGACTTTTGGAAAAGGTGAAAAAGGTAGTGGTGCAGAGTATTCTCAATACACAAAACCTGCTGATTTTAAAGGTTGGAAAGTTCCAAAAATTTTATTAAGTGGAGACCATAAAAAAATAGAAGATTGGAGAAAAAATGTCTAA
- the fusA gene encoding elongation factor G, with protein MAREYSLDKTRNIGIMAHIDAGKTTTTERILYYTGRKHKIGEVHEGAAEMDWMEQEKERGITITSAATTCFWKDTRINIIDTPGHVDFTIEVERSLRVLDGAVAVFDSSQGVEPQSETVWRQADKYSVPRICFINKMDKVGADFYMSINSIRERLSKKAFAVQLPIGQESSLSGVIDLIKRKAYKFEGNFGIDIKEIEIPEDMKEKVEKYRAELVEKVAEADDIIMEKYLGEEELSVQDIKSAIRTMVLKDEIYPVFCGSALANIGVQLVLDGVVDFLPSPLDIPPLIGIDADDEEKTIEIVADDDAPLAAMAFKIATDPFVGKLVFFRVYAGTLKAGSYVLNTTNGKKERIGRIVRLHANNREEVQEVYSGEIAAAIGLKEAKTGDTLVDEKRKVILEKIEFPDPVIHIAIEPATKTDQEKMGFALQKLSEEDPSFKVRTDDETLQTIISGMGELHLEIIVDRMKREFGVTANVGAPQVAYKEAITANSEAEGKYVKQSGGRGQYGHCLIRMEPTERGEGFEFANEIKGGTIPREYIPAIEKGMKESMDRGILAGYPVVDLKVTLYDGSYHEVDSSEIAFKMAASMAFKAAANKAKPVILEPIMKVEVTSPEDYMGDVMGNLSSKRGQIQEMGDRGSAKIILALVPLSEMFGYATELRSMTQGRASYSMEFEHYAPAPKSVEAKIIEGRK; from the coding sequence ATGGCTCGTGAATATTCGTTAGATAAAACTAGAAATATAGGAATCATGGCTCACATTGACGCTGGTAAGACAACAACTACTGAGCGTATTTTGTATTATACTGGTCGTAAGCATAAAATTGGAGAAGTTCATGAAGGGGCTGCTGAAATGGACTGGATGGAACAAGAAAAAGAGCGTGGCATTACTATTACTTCTGCTGCTACAACTTGTTTTTGGAAAGATACTCGTATCAATATTATTGACACTCCAGGACATGTAGATTTTACAATAGAAGTTGAGCGCTCACTTCGTGTTTTGGATGGGGCTGTTGCAGTTTTTGATAGTTCACAAGGAGTAGAACCTCAATCAGAAACTGTATGGCGTCAAGCAGATAAATATTCAGTACCTAGAATTTGTTTTATAAATAAAATGGATAAAGTAGGAGCTGATTTTTACATGAGTATAAATTCTATTAGAGAAAGGCTTTCTAAGAAAGCTTTTGCTGTACAACTTCCAATTGGACAAGAATCAAGCTTGTCTGGGGTTATAGATTTGATAAAAAGAAAAGCATATAAATTTGAAGGAAATTTTGGAATCGATATTAAAGAAATTGAAATTCCAGAAGACATGAAAGAAAAAGTTGAAAAATACAGAGCAGAACTTGTAGAAAAAGTTGCAGAAGCAGATGATATTATAATGGAAAAATATTTAGGTGAAGAAGAATTGTCAGTCCAAGATATTAAAAGTGCAATTAGAACAATGGTTTTGAAGGATGAGATTTATCCAGTATTCTGTGGTTCTGCATTGGCAAACATTGGAGTCCAACTTGTCTTGGATGGTGTTGTAGATTTCTTACCATCACCGTTAGACATTCCACCACTTATAGGAATTGATGCAGATGATGAAGAAAAAACAATTGAAATTGTGGCAGATGACGACGCACCTCTTGCAGCAATGGCTTTTAAAATTGCAACGGATCCATTTGTTGGAAAACTTGTGTTCTTCCGTGTTTACGCCGGTACTCTAAAGGCTGGAAGTTATGTATTAAATACTACTAATGGCAAAAAAGAAAGGATTGGTCGTATCGTTCGTCTTCATGCAAACAATCGTGAAGAAGTTCAAGAAGTATATTCTGGAGAAATTGCAGCAGCAATTGGTTTGAAAGAAGCAAAAACAGGAGATACTCTGGTAGATGAAAAGCGCAAAGTTATTTTGGAAAAAATTGAATTTCCAGATCCTGTTATTCACATTGCAATTGAGCCAGCTACAAAAACTGACCAAGAAAAAATGGGATTTGCATTGCAGAAATTATCAGAAGAAGACCCTTCTTTCAAAGTTAGAACAGATGATGAAACTTTGCAGACAATTATTTCTGGAATGGGAGAACTTCATTTGGAAATTATTGTAGATCGTATGAAGCGTGAGTTTGGCGTCACTGCAAATGTTGGTGCTCCTCAGGTTGCATATAAAGAAGCTATTACTGCAAATTCTGAGGCAGAAGGGAAGTATGTGAAGCAATCTGGTGGACGTGGTCAGTATGGTCATTGTCTAATCCGTATGGAGCCTACGGAGCGTGGTGAAGGTTTTGAGTTTGCAAATGAAATTAAAGGTGGAACAATTCCAAGAGAATACATTCCAGCTATTGAAAAAGGAATGAAAGAATCAATGGACAGAGGTATTCTTGCTGGTTATCCAGTTGTGGATTTGAAGGTTACTCTTTATGATGGTAGTTATCATGAAGTTGACTCTTCAGAAATTGCATTTAAAATGGCAGCAAGTATGGCATTTAAAGCAGCTGCAAACAAAGCAAAACCGGTAATTTTAGAACCTATTATGAAGGTCGAAGTTACATCACCGGAAGATTATATGGGAGATGTAATGGGAAATTTGAGTTCAAAGCGTGGTCAAATCCAAGAGATGGGAGATCGTGGAAGTGCAAAAATTATTTTGGCACTTGTACCACTTTCTGAAATGTTTGGTTATGCTACAGAACTTCGTTCTATGACTCAAGGTCGTGCTAGTTATTCAATGGAATTTGAACACTACGCACCAGCACCAAAAAGTGTTGAAGCAAAAATAATTGAAGGTAGAAAGTAA
- the rpsG gene encoding 30S ribosomal protein S7, with translation MARGKKIPKRIIAPEAKYGDLLLARFINFVMESGKKTTAQRIVYGALDIVAEKTGEKQLEVFKKVIEIVKPQVEVRSRRVGGANYQVPMPVVGTRQDALAFRWLVEAARKRKGKAMIDRLASEMMDVMEGVGGAMKKKEDTHRMAEANKAFAHFARFRR, from the coding sequence ATGGCTAGAGGAAAAAAAATACCAAAAAGAATAATTGCTCCAGAAGCAAAATATGGTGACTTGCTACTTGCAAGATTTATCAACTTTGTAATGGAAAGTGGAAAGAAAACAACGGCACAAAGAATTGTATATGGTGCATTGGATATTGTTGCTGAAAAAACTGGTGAAAAACAATTGGAAGTTTTTAAAAAGGTTATTGAAATTGTAAAACCTCAAGTAGAGGTAAGAAGTCGAAGAGTTGGTGGGGCAAACTATCAAGTGCCAATGCCAGTTGTAGGAACAAGGCAGGATGCTTTAGCATTTCGTTGGCTTGTGGAAGCTGCTAGAAAAAGAAAAGGAAAAGCAATGATAGACAGATTGGCTTCAGAAATGATGGATGTAATGGAAGGAGTAGGTGGTGCAATGAAAAAGAAAGAAGATACTCATCGTATGGCAGAAGCAAATAAAGCATTTGCTCACTTCGCAAGATTTAGACGTTAA
- the rpsL gene encoding 30S ribosomal protein S12, translating into MPTMNQILRKGRKKKKKKSESPVLQYTYDSLHRKKTMLRRGSPFKRGVCTKVYTATPKKPNSALRKVAKVRLSNGAEIIAYIPGEGHNLQEHSIVLIRGGRVKDLPGVRYHIVRGVYDTQGVEGRKRSRSMYGVKKPKK; encoded by the coding sequence ATGCCAACAATGAATCAAATTCTCCGCAAAGGAAGAAAGAAAAAAAAGAAGAAATCAGAATCTCCTGTTTTGCAATACACATATGACAGTCTTCACAGAAAGAAGACAATGTTGAGACGTGGTAGTCCATTTAAAAGAGGTGTGTGTACAAAAGTTTATACAGCTACCCCAAAGAAACCTAACTCAGCGCTTCGTAAAGTAGCAAAAGTTCGTCTTTCGAATGGTGCTGAAATTATTGCATATATTCCAGGTGAAGGACACAACTTACAAGAGCATTCAATCGTGTTGATTCGTGGTGGGCGTGTTAAAGACTTGCCGGGTGTTCGTTATCACATCGTTCGTGGTGTATACGATACACAAGGAGTTGAAGGTAGAAAGAGAAGTAGATCAATGTACGGTGTTAAAAAACCAAAAAAATAA
- a CDS encoding site-2 protease family protein encodes MSYLPLFFFFTSLLMSAILHEYAHAWAADKLGDPTAKYAGRLTLDPRKHIDMWGTILMPLFLFLVSGGSFLFAYAKPVPYNPYNLKDQKWGPVYVAIAGPLSNFSLALVFGLLIRLTPYLSISKSISEFFAIIVYANVLLGVFNMIPIPPLDGSKLLYALLPDSMAHVKETLERYGFFILLIFIFSFSRIVFPIILKTYGLFTNQAFYLLENLFF; translated from the coding sequence ATGAGTTATTTACCACTTTTCTTCTTTTTTACCTCATTACTTATGTCTGCAATTTTACACGAGTATGCCCATGCTTGGGCTGCAGACAAACTTGGTGACCCAACTGCAAAATACGCTGGACGCTTAACATTAGATCCGCGCAAACATATAGATATGTGGGGTACAATTTTGATGCCTTTGTTTTTATTTCTAGTTTCTGGTGGTTCTTTTTTGTTTGCTTACGCCAAGCCTGTTCCATACAATCCCTACAATCTCAAAGATCAAAAATGGGGACCAGTTTATGTTGCTATTGCTGGACCGTTGTCCAATTTTAGTTTAGCTTTGGTTTTTGGCTTATTAATTCGTTTAACACCTTATTTAAGTATTTCAAAAAGTATATCAGAATTTTTTGCTATTATAGTTTATGCAAATGTTTTACTTGGTGTTTTCAATATGATTCCAATCCCACCGCTCGACGGCTCAAAACTTTTGTACGCACTTTTGCCAGATTCTATGGCACATGTAAAAGAAACCTTAGAAAGATATGGATTTTTCATCCTTTTAATCTTTATTTTTTCTTTTTCTCGAATTGTGTTTCCAATTATTTTAAAAACTTACGGTTTATTTACAAACCAAGCTTTTTATTTATTAGAAAATTTATTTTTTTAA
- a CDS encoding 50S ribosomal protein L28: MAKCAKCKKGSKKAANRSHAKNKTLRRQKPNLQKHNGELVCTRCVRTEKKHQTA, translated from the coding sequence ATGGCTAAATGTGCTAAATGTAAGAAAGGTTCAAAAAAAGCAGCGAACCGTTCACATGCAAAAAACAAAACTTTGAGACGGCAAAAACCAAACCTACAAAAACATAATGGTGAGTTGGTTTGCACAAGATGTGTTAGAACAGAAAAAAAACACCAAACTGCTTAA
- the ndk gene encoding nucleoside-diphosphate kinase, producing the protein MYEKTLLIVKPDGVQRGLVGEILGRLERKGLKLVGLKMAQLNPEKLREHYAHIAEKPFYQGVENFMKSNPVVIICLEGKNAANAVRLVAGITNAGQADGGTIRGDLAMGMCNVVHCSDSAENGKIETERFFESHEIFDYNKTDFLHIYMEDERA; encoded by the coding sequence ATTTACGAAAAGACTTTATTGATTGTAAAACCAGACGGAGTACAGCGTGGTTTGGTCGGGGAAATTTTAGGTAGATTGGAAAGAAAAGGTTTAAAGTTGGTTGGTCTAAAAATGGCGCAACTAAATCCAGAAAAACTTCGCGAGCATTATGCACACATTGCTGAAAAGCCTTTTTATCAAGGAGTTGAAAATTTTATGAAATCAAATCCTGTGGTTATCATTTGTTTGGAAGGTAAAAATGCTGCAAATGCAGTTCGTCTAGTCGCTGGTATTACAAATGCTGGTCAAGCAGACGGTGGTACTATTCGCGGGGACTTGGCAATGGGAATGTGTAATGTAGTTCACTGTTCAGATAGTGCAGAAAATGGAAAAATTGAAACAGAGAGATTTTTTGAATCACATGAAATCTTTGACTACAACAAAACAGACTTCTTGCACATTTATATGGAAGATGAGCGTGCTTAG
- a CDS encoding ATP-dependent helicase, with product MIDYNNELNSEQVKVITDGDGACLVLAGAGSGKTRTITYRVAHLLEQGVNPENILLVTFTNKASREMLTRVQEITRGETRLPWAGTFHSIAFKILKRRAVVLGYSNNFTVLDSEDSRDLIKICVKQEGVQKTGQKFPSTKVLQSIFSFSRNSEMGLQDVINLKYPHFLNLRDDLGHIFNEYEKRKKLSNSMDFDDLLINFYRLLQSSPEMLDYYAGKFKYVLVDEYQDTNKIQDSIINLLASVHKNILVVGDDAQSIYSFRAANVNNILDFPKKYEGTKIFKLETNYRSTPNILGLANDVIEKNLKQFRKVLKSHREVNVTPELNSFYHQKNEAEYIADKISEFQNDGIKKIAVLFRSTHHSQALEMELNSLGIDYEYRGGIRFFERAHIKDVLAFLRIYSNPKDMVSWNRVLNMQSGIGLVTAQKIIAIVKDLTSEELISAEIPMSARAKIGWGDFVQIWKDIINVQAKKPGTLIEAILSSIYVQYLKSEYDNYRERVQDIEQLVSFAEKYDNLGKFLAESALQEGNARKDMKKERNEDAVILSTIHQAKGLEWDVVFIINLAAGQFPNERAMREKDGLEEERRLFYVAITRAKTHLFMTYSESGGFGNLFSGPSLFIGEMNSRNLTDERCRETSVFTDPSDDIDEISYVPFDDDIPKHSSFLKSIDEL from the coding sequence ATGATTGACTATAATAACGAATTGAATAGCGAACAGGTAAAAGTTATCACCGATGGAGATGGGGCTTGTTTGGTGTTGGCTGGAGCTGGAAGTGGTAAGACTAGGACTATTACTTATCGAGTGGCACATTTGTTGGAGCAGGGGGTAAATCCGGAAAATATTTTGCTTGTCACTTTTACAAATAAAGCGTCGCGCGAAATGCTAACTCGTGTGCAAGAAATAACAAGAGGTGAAACTCGTCTGCCGTGGGCTGGGACATTTCACAGTATTGCTTTCAAAATTTTGAAAAGGCGAGCAGTAGTACTTGGTTATTCAAATAATTTTACAGTTTTGGATAGCGAGGATAGTAGGGATTTGATAAAGATTTGTGTGAAGCAAGAGGGTGTCCAAAAAACTGGTCAAAAATTTCCATCTACAAAAGTTTTACAATCTATTTTTAGTTTTTCTAGAAATTCCGAGATGGGTTTGCAAGATGTTATAAATTTAAAATATCCACATTTTTTAAATTTAAGAGATGATTTGGGACATATTTTCAATGAATATGAAAAGCGTAAAAAACTTTCAAATTCAATGGACTTCGATGATTTGCTGATAAATTTTTACAGACTTCTTCAATCTTCACCAGAAATGTTGGATTATTATGCTGGCAAATTTAAATATGTTTTGGTGGATGAGTATCAAGATACAAATAAAATTCAGGACTCAATTATAAATTTACTAGCTTCGGTACACAAAAATATTTTGGTGGTTGGTGATGATGCGCAAAGTATTTATTCTTTTCGCGCTGCAAATGTAAATAATATTTTGGATTTTCCAAAAAAATATGAAGGCACTAAAATTTTTAAGTTGGAGACAAATTACAGATCAACTCCAAATATTTTGGGGCTTGCAAACGATGTAATAGAAAAAAATCTAAAACAATTTCGTAAGGTTTTGAAAAGTCATCGAGAAGTAAATGTGACGCCAGAGCTAAATTCTTTTTATCATCAAAAAAATGAAGCAGAATATATTGCAGATAAAATTTCAGAATTTCAAAATGACGGAATAAAAAAGATAGCAGTTTTATTTCGTTCAACGCACCACTCACAAGCACTGGAAATGGAGTTGAATAGTTTGGGAATTGACTATGAATATAGAGGTGGAATTCGATTTTTTGAGCGTGCACACATCAAAGATGTTTTGGCATTTTTGCGAATTTATTCAAACCCAAAAGATATGGTTTCTTGGAATAGGGTTTTAAATATGCAGTCTGGAATTGGTCTTGTGACAGCTCAAAAAATAATTGCAATTGTAAAGGATTTAACTTCAGAGGAATTAATTTCTGCAGAAATTCCAATGTCGGCACGAGCAAAAATAGGGTGGGGAGATTTTGTGCAAATTTGGAAGGATATAATAAATGTTCAAGCAAAAAAACCTGGAACTTTGATCGAGGCTATATTGAGCTCAATTTATGTTCAGTATTTAAAAAGTGAATATGATAATTATAGAGAGCGTGTGCAAGACATAGAACAGCTTGTAAGTTTTGCAGAAAAATACGATAATTTGGGAAAATTTTTGGCCGAGTCTGCTTTACAAGAAGGAAATGCTAGAAAAGATATGAAAAAAGAAAGAAATGAAGACGCTGTAATTCTCTCTACAATTCACCAAGCAAAAGGTTTGGAATGGGATGTAGTTTTTATTATAAATTTGGCGGCGGGACAGTTTCCAAACGAGCGTGCAATGCGAGAAAAAGATGGTTTAGAAGAAGAGCGAAGACTTTTTTATGTTGCGATTACTCGCGCCAAAACTCACTTGTTTATGACATATTCTGAGTCTGGTGGGTTTGGAAATTTATTTTCTGGACCTAGTTTGTTTATAGGTGAAATGAATAGTAGAAATTTAACAGATGAGAGATGTAGAGAGACTTCAGTTTTTACAGATCCAAGCGATGATATAGATGAAATTTCCTATGTTCCTTTTGATGATGATATCCCAAAACACTCTAGTTTCTTGAAAAGTATTGACGAATTGTAA